tgttaatattttttatttttgaaataatgaattttatgcTAATGttatctttttttgcttttgtcctTATTATTGTGTCAAAGCTTAGTAAAATTCATGTTTAGAGTCAGAATTCCACAAATCttcgattttatgaaaaatctttTGTATGTTAATATAAATAGATAGTTACTACaaacaaaatatcttaaaaagctTACATTAAGTAAAGAAATGATGAGCTATTGTcaattttccaaaaagaaaCAGATGTATCAGATAAAGCTTGATTTAAGACTGAAAAAAATCATTGTGAttagatatttaaataataatatttcagaaaaattagattttataaTAAGTTACCAGTTTATAATAATTACCATGTTCATAAGTATCATTTTCTATTGGTCCAGGAGGAAAACTCCTATCTTCTACGTCATCTGGTAGAGGTGTTAACAGGCCTTTACTTGtttttactaacaaaaaaaGTTCTTCAGGACAGGAGTTATCAGATATATCTTTTTTGAGTCTTATATCAAATAATTCATCCAATTTattggtaaatttttatatcctgaacaggaatatattaagttttatcACGAAGTTTGccaacacccagaaggaatcgtcggagacccctataaagtatatataaatgaggtGGTACGTCAAGAGCTAAGTCCCAGTTGTGCttatgtccatctgtctgtcgaTACAATACCAATCGGTATATATACagactagtccctcagttttaagatatcattttgaaactTTACAAACTTCATTCCTCttgaagaagctgctcatttgtcggaacggccgatatcagaccactataacatatagctgccatacaaactgaacgatcgaatcAAATGCATGTATACAGCTTTcacacatttgacaagatatattaccACTGAAATTTGGTATACTCTTATTTTCCAgacaacaatataatctccagaAATTACATTCAGATCAattgctatagcatatataagctgccatacaaactgaacagtcGGAATCAAAATGCTTTTTGCCAAGCTTCTTCATTtaacgatatatgtacatatcttcacgaaattatgGTATAGGTGTTATActtagaaataatgtaatatcagtaggaaattattcagatcgactcactatagcatataagcTATCAGACAAACCAGACAGTAGAAATCAAGGGCTTATGCTGGAAACTTTTTCGCATTGTTgtagtatcttcacgaaattggacATATGTGGCCTTATAGCccaaggtaataatataatctccgaacctGTGGAAGGTATATTATTAGCTTCAGTGACCAAATTATCGTTttctattgttttatttttcttcggaTCGAAACTCTATGAGATGTTTTAAATCGACTTTTATTCAGAAATTTCTCCATTCTGTAAAAGCGTTTCGATTTTGTGATGGcatcatacatttttatagatGTGTATTCCACCTTGCTCCAAATCTCTTGAACTTCTTCATAACCTCAGCAACTACATTACGATTGTTTCTTTGGTGGTGCGAATCTTTTTACTTAAACATGAAATATTAACATCCTAATTTTAAAAGCGCTTACGTGATGGCAAATTACATGTCCAACAAGTAAGAAGACTTTTTGAATGGAACAGAATAGACTCAATAGTTCTGAAATTGTATGTGGAGTGAATCATTTTTGTAAAGAACAAACTTATGGTCAGCACGTCTGATTTTTTACAGTGGGTCAAAGTTTTCATTTTGGTCAGGGAGCATTGCTATGAAAAGATACATAGTTAAATGTCAGGAGTTTCTTATGGTCAGGAGTTGTATTGTGGGATTGTATGAGGATTATTTTTTGTGGAAGATCTTAACCCTCTAACTGGTTTCTTTATGGAGTCAattttgttttccgaaaaatctaaaaatatccTTTAAAGGGCATTAAGAGttaaaatattctacgaaaatgtTTGGCAGAGAATTTCAGTGGGGGTCACAAAGACACCattattgtaaataaagctcTTTACGATTGATAAAGTACACGCCTTATATACCAAAGTAGGTGAAAACGTCGTCAAGTTCGGCCGGGCCAAACGCGACTTTCTCGCGTCTAGATCGGCTGTGACACCAAATCAGGTGTGATAAAATTAAGCATAATTGACTTACTGACGTTTACATATCGGtgtgatttttacaaaaattaatataaaaagaaCAATTAAAGCTTAAATAAGCATGGCGGATTCTGTTTGcaaatttggttttgttttgttgtggACAGTTTACGCACCTTCAAAGCAGAAGAAGATATTCCCTACAATTTGAATAgccatattttctttttctttggaaTACGATTTTTTTATGTGAAGCTTGGATACTGCCAAAAACTGTGTACTACTTGCCAAAGTGGTCGCGCGACCTGGTACAAAGCCCAGTATAAGGGTGCTGCCATTTTCTGCGCCTATTGTATGGATTGAACCTGAAAATCACAAATCAGATACATGCTATTTCTgcgtaaattacaaatttggtaGAAGCCAAAGGCACTACGCGATAATGACATACGAAGCaacaaataatgtaattttaccAGAAGTGCGCTGTGAAGGTGTTCCGGTGCCTCAACCGCCTACACATACATTTTCGGCCAATATGACTTACGCCATTACAGAAATAACAGCGGCGGTTGAAAACATATCAGATATAAGCTACTTGCCTCCTGGTGGTTTAAACATATGTCCTAATTTGATAGACCAAGCTTATTTTGAAGATCTTGTAAGAGATTTAGGACTAAAAAAATAGAaagctaaaatattttgttccagATTGAAAAACAGGAATTTGATAAAAGCCGATGTAAAAGTTACATCGCCAAGAAAAAGACACGCCGATTtggaaagttattttaaaaaatcagaaGAACTTGTATACTGTTGCAGTATTGAAGAGGTTCTAAGATATCTAAAGCTTCCACTGGACTCATCCGCTTGGCGACTATTTATAGATAGTTCGAAACACAGCTTAAAAGCAGTTTTACTGCACAATGGAAATCAGCATCCATCAATACCGGTTGCGTATTCCACAAAAAAGGATGAAACAtacgcaaatatttcaaatctcttaaataaaattgaacactataaatataaatgggaAGTATGCGCAGACTTCAAAATGATTGCAATATTGACTGGAATGCAAACAGGatacacaaaatatatgtgCTTTCTTTGTAAATGGGATTCACGTGCTACCAGCAGCCattatcatattaaatatttcgaagaacgtaaagaaaatattattggtGACTTAAATGTAATCCATGAATCTCTTGTCCCAAAAGATAAGGTCATACTTCCACCGCTGCATATTAAGTTGGGCgtggtgaaaaattttattaaaagcttaaaTACACAAGGATATGCTTTCAAACGCATTCAAACAATTTTCCCCAGATTATCTgcagcaaaattaaaagaaggtaaaatacggttttaagaaataatttatttcatttaatgtaAACTACCTTTTCTAGGAATGCTCGTTGGACCcgatataagaaaattattacaagatgaagaattttatggTCATCTGTCGGATATGCAAAAGACAGCATTTGACTTTATGCAGCTGGTTATATCAGAATTCCTTGGAAACTCAAAAGCACAAAACTatgcagaaaatattgaaagcatGCTAATCGGTTTTAACAATATTAGCGTTAAGATGTCACTAAAGCTGCATTTTCTGCACTCtcatctcaatttttttaaagaaaaccttgGAGCGGTTTCAGGTGAACACGGTGAAAGGTTTCATCAGGATATAAAGGTATTGGAAGAAAGATTCAAGGGAAATCCCAAAGTGTAATGCTTGCTGAATACGTATGGGGCTTGTACAGAAACCTTGACACATCGGAACATTCACGTCAAGCTAAATACAGGAAAGCATATTAAGTTTAATCTTTAATCCATTGTCCTACTACTgctgaagcaaaaaaataaatatgtacatactataataaaccactattaaaacaaaattataatttttttatcaatcgtaaagagctttatttacaacaatggtGTCTTTGGTGACCCCCACTGAAATTTTCCGCCAAacattttcgtagaatattttaatccttaaatgtcctttttaaaggatattttttgattttctcgaaaaaagGGTCAAATTGACCCCTAATGAAACGAGTTAGAGGGTTAAGATCTTCCACAAAAATAATCCTCTTACCATAAGAATTCTCTCAGACATTaacttacaacatttttttcatatagtataatgctcccttcgaccaaaaaatgaaaagtttgacccactgtaaaaaaaaactcagacgCGCTGGACCATAAGTTTGTTCTACAAAACTGATCTACTCAACATACCCTTtcagaattaaaaaacaaactaaatcaatttttctaGGAACGTTTATGATCTAAACAAGtactttttatactttaattgaTTGTTATAAGGTAcagtaaaagataaaaataatttcattaacaaaTATTATGAAGACAAAAAGATTaatctttttacaatttttgtttataagtcTCGCggacttttaaattatttatgatgtaaaatttataagataTATCTTTTTTGGACCTTTTTATACGTCACAGGATTCGGGTATAGAGTTTGTAACTTGAAACGGCAGTTATATGAGTATAACCCCGCCAGTGTACAACTGCAAAAATAACCTCATAGATGTCGTTAGTATAAGTATTAGACtgtgccaaataaataaaatattttttttttcggtcccatatcaaaatttcgttgagagtcacgaaaaaaaatttgtgtaaaaatttgagccctttatcttcatttttcagttagcgctcgcaaaaataagaattttcgtcaaaaaatgtcttttttcattcattttttggttatagataatttaaaataccaaatataaagAAACCCTTGGtatggttttgtaggaaattaaattcTCTACAAAAATGATCCTTTCTCGAATCTATAGAATCAACACCGTTTTCTTTATTGCGcattcaattacaatttgttctatgatttttattttcaattattgataAACACTTATTAAACTTCTTTCCAACGAAAAAAACAGACTAAATCAATTTTTCTTGGAATGTTTATGATCTaaacaagtaatttttatactttaataaatgTGAATACTCTTAagctgttaatattttttatttttgaaataatgaattttatgcTAATGttatctttttttgcttttgtcctTATTATTGTGTCAAAGCTTAGTAAAATTCATGTTTAGAGTCAGAATTCCACAAATCttcgattttatgaaaaatctttTGTATGTTAATATAAATAGATAGTTACTACaaacaaaatatcttaaaaagctTACATTAAGTAAAGAAATGATGAGCTATTgtcaattttccaaaaaaaaacagatgTATCAGATAAAGCTTGATTTaagactgaaaaaaaaatcattgtgattagatatttaaataataatatttcagaaaaattagattttaatgtCTTGTCAGCAAATACGAAGTTTATAATAATTACCATGTTCATAAGTATCATTTTCTATTGGTCCAGGAGGAAAACTCCTATCTTCTACGTCATCTGGTAGAGGTGTTAACAGGCCTTTACTTGtttttactaacaaaaaaaGTTCTTCAGGACAGGAGTTATCAGATATATCTTTTTTGAGTCTTATATCAAATAATTCATCCAATTTattggtaaatttttatatcctgaacagggtatattaagtttgtcacgaagtttgtaacacccagaaggaatcgtcggagaccctataaagtatatatataaatgatcagtacgtcgagctgagtcgatttagccatgtccatctgtctgtccgtctgtctgtcggtatatatacgaactagtccctcagtttttaagatatcgttttgaaacttTGCAAACTTCATTTCCTCttgaagaagctgctcatttgtcggaacggccgatatcggaccactataacatatagctgccatacaaactgaacgatcggaatcaaatgcatgtatggaaaactttcacatttgacaagatatattcacgaaatttggtatatattattttccaagacaacaatataatctccgaagaaattgttcagatcggttaactatagcatatagctgccatacaaactgaacgatcggaatcaaatgcttgcatggaaaacttcttcatttaacgatatatgtacatatcttcacgaaatttggtatgagttattgctcatagaaataatgtaatatcggtagaaattattcagatcggctcactatagcatatagctatcagaCAAACCGAACGATAGAAATCAAgggcttgtgtggaaaactttcgcatttgacgtggtatcttcacgaaattggacatatgtatattactgcttaaggtaataatataatctccgaacctgtgaagggtatattagcttcggtgcagccgaaattatcgttttctattgttttattttcaacagaTGAAACTCAGaatgttttttaaatcgacttttATCTAAATTTCTCCATTCTGTAAAAAGCGTTTCGATTTTTGTGATGgcatgttgttttttttataagtgtTATGTTCATAACACTCCAAATCTCTTGAACTTCTTCTATAACCTCGGCAGCACATTCACGAATTGTTTTCTTTAAGATCTTTTACTTAaacatgaaataattaaaaacatctCCATTTTTAGGCAGCTTGCGTGATGGCAAATTACACTGTCCAACAAATGAAGACTTTTTGAATGGAACAGAATAGCGACTCAATAATTCTGAAATTGTATGTTGAGTAgatcatttttgtagaacaaacttATGGTCCAGCAcgtctgagtttttttttacagtgggtcaaagttttcattttttggtcgaagggagcattatactatatgaaaaaatgttgtaagttAATGTCTGAGAGAATTCTTATGGTCAGAGTTGTATTGTGGAATTGTATGAGGATTATTTTTGTGGAAGATCTTAACCCTCTAACTGGTTTCTTTATGGGTCAATTTGACCCTTTTTTCgagaaaatctaaaaatatcctttaaaaaaggacatttaaggattaaaatattctacgaaaatgtTTGGCGGAAAATTTCAGTGGGGGTCACCAAAGACaccattgttgtaaataaagctctttacgattgataaaaaattacacgcCAACATATACAAAGTAGGTGAAAACGTCGTCAAGTTCGGCCGGGCCAAACACTGACTTCTCGCGTCTAGTCGGCTGTGACTTACAAATCAGGTGTGATAAAATTAAGCATAATTGACTTACTAAGCAGTACATATCGGGtgtgatttttacaaaaattaatataaaaaaagaacaattaaAGCTTAAATAAGCATGGCGGATTCTGTTTGCAAATTAAGAgattggttttgttttatttgtggaCAGTTTACGCACCTTCAAAGCAGAAGAAAGATATTCCCTACAATTGAATAaccatattttcttttctttggaATACGATTTTTATGTGAAGCTTGGATACCAAAAACTGTATGTACTACTTGCGAAAGTGGTCTTTTGACCTGGTACAAAGGCGGTACTAAGGTGCTGCCATTTTCTGCGCCTATTGTATGGATTGAACCTGAAAATCACAAATCAGATACATGCTATTTCTgcgtaaattacaaatttggtaGAAGCCAAAGGCACTACGCGATAATGACATACGAAGCaacaaataatgtaattttaccAGAAGTGCGCTGTGAAGGTGTTCCGGTGCCTCAACCGCCTACACATACATTTTCGGCCAATATGACTTACGCCATTACAGAAATAACAGCGGCGGTTGAAAACATATCAGATATAAGCTACTTGCCTCCTGGTGGTTTAAACATATGTCCTAATTTGATAGACCAAGCTTATTTTGAAGATCTTGTAAGAGATTTAGGACTAACAAAAGAGAaagctaaaatattttgttccagATTGAAAAACAGGAATTTGATAAAAGCCGATGTAAAAGTTACATCGCCAAGAAAAAGACACGCCGATTtggaaagttattttaaaaaatcagaaGAACTTGTATACTGTTGCAGTATTGAAGAGGTTCTAAGATATCTAAAGCTTCCACTGGACTCATCCGCTTGGCGACTATTTATAGATAGTTCGAAACACAGCTTAAAAGCAGTTTTACTGCACAATGGAAATCAGCATCCATCAATACCGGTTGCGTATTCCACAAAAAAGGATGAAACAtacgcaaatatttcaaatctcttaaataaaattgaatactataaatataaatgggaAGTATGCGCAGACTTCAAAATGATTGCAATATTGACTGGAATGCAAACAGGatacacaaaatatatgtgCTTTCTTTGTAAATGGGATTCACGTGCTACCAGCAGCCattatcatattaaatatttcgaagaacgtaaagaaaatattattggtGACTTAAATGTAATCCATGAATCTCTTGTCCCAAAAGATAAGGTCATACTTCCACCGCTGCATATTAAGTTGGGCgtggtgaaaaattttattaaaagcttaaaTACACAAGGATATGCTTTCAAACGCATTCAAACAATTTTCCCCAGATTATCTgcagcaaaattaaaagaaggtaaaatacggttttaagaaataatttatttcatttaatgtaAACTACCTTTTCTAGGAATGCTCGTTAGACCcgatataagaaaattattgcaagatgaagaattttatggTCATCTGTCGGATATGCAAAAGACAGCATTTGACTTTATGCAGCTGGTTATATCAGAATTCCTTGGAAACTCAAAAGCACAAAACTatgcagaaaatattgaaagcatGCTAATCGGTTTTAACAATATTAGCGTTAAGATGTCACTAAAGCTGCATTTTCTGCACTCtcatctcaatttttttaaagaaaaccttgGAGCGGTTTCAGGTGAACACGGTGAAAGGTTTCATCAGGATATAAAGGTATTGGAAGAAAGATTCAAAGGGAAATCCCAAAGTGTAATGCTTGCTGAATACGTATGGGGCTTGTACAGAAACCTTGACACATCGGAACATTCACGTCAAGCTAAATACAGGAAAGCATATTAAGTTTAATCTTTAATCCATTGTCCTACTACTgctgaagcaaaaaaataaatatgtacatactataataaaccactattaaaacaaaattataatttttttatcaatcgtaaagagctttatttacaacaatggtGTCTTTGGTGACCCCCACTGAAATTTTCCGCCAAacattttcgtagaatattttaatccttaaatgtccttttttaaaggatattttttgattttctcgaaaaaagGGTCAAATTGACCCCTAATGAAACGAGTTAGAGGGTTAAGATCTTCCACACTCTTACCATAAGAATTCTCTCAGACATTaacttacaatatttttttcatatagtataatgctcccttcgaccaaaaaatgaaaagtttgacccactgtaaaaaaaaactcagacgTGCTGGACCATAAGTTTGTTCTACAAAACTGATCTACTCAACATACCCTTTCAGAATTATAGGGTCGCTATTCTGTTCCAAAAATGCTGTTGGACAGTGTTATTATGAACGGC
The window above is part of the Bactrocera neohumeralis isolate Rockhampton unplaced genomic scaffold, APGP_CSIRO_Bneo_wtdbg2-racon-allhic-juicebox.fasta_v2 ctg2116, whole genome shotgun sequence genome. Proteins encoded here:
- the LOC126766686 gene encoding uncharacterized protein LOC126766686, whose protein sequence is MIAILTGMQTGYTKYMCFLCKWDSRATSSHYHIKYFEERKENIIGDLNVIHESLVPKDKVILPPLHIKLGVVKNFIKSLNTQGYAFKRIQTIFPRLSAAKLKEGMLVRPDIRKLLQDEEFYGHLSDMQKTAFDFMQLVISEFLGNSKAQNYAENIESMLIGFNNISVKMSLKLHFLHSHLNFFKENLGAVSGEHGERFHQDIKVLEERFKGKSQSVMLAEYVWGLYRNLDTSEHSRQAKYRKAY